The Idiomarina loihiensis L2TR genomic sequence ACAGACTGCTGACGCTTCTGATTATGAGCAACCGCGCCGACTAATCCCGGCCATAAGCTTACACGCATAGAAGACATATCAACCGAAATTGGGTGTGGCAAGGTCAGCGCTGCGGTTTCATCAAACATCAGTGCCTGATGCTTTGGATCGACAAAGCTGTAGGTTATCGCTTCCTGATAGCCACGACTGACCATAGCATCCACCAACTGATGGGTACTAAGCTGGCTTTCTTTGCGCTCGGTCATACGCAGTTGCGCTGCCGGCGGTGCAGCCTGAATTGAGTTGTAACCGTAAACACGGGCAACTTCTTCAATTAAGTCTTCTTCAATGCTTAAGTCAAAACGGTATGAAGGAATGCCCACCTGCCACTGTTCACCGTCAAATGAAACATCAAAGCCTAAACGCTCTAGAATTTCAGTGACATTGTCATTAGCAATGCTGACACCCAGTACTTTCGCCAATCGGCAGGCTCTTAAGGTAATGCCGTCACGCTTAGGTAAAAATGCTTCTGCTACGGCTTCGGTTACCGGCCCTGCTTCACCACCGCAAATCGCCAACAATAATTCTGTTGCTCTTTCCATTGCAGTACGCTGCAACTGAGGGTCTACGCCGCGCTCATAACGATGAGACGCATCGGTATGTAACCCGTAACGACGCGCTTTGCCTAAGATGGCATCCGGTGCAAAGAACGCGCTTTCCAGAAAAATGTTTTTACTGCTTTCTGTTACACCGCTGTTTTTACCACCGTAAACCCCCGCCATGGCTAGTGCTTTTTTCTCGTCAGCAATAACCAGGGTGTCTTCGTCTAGTTCAACTAATTGCTCATCTAATAAGGTCAACTGCTCTTTCGGCTTAGCTAAGCGAACATCAATGTTCCCTTCCAGCGAGTCGAGATCAAAAGCATGCATGGGGTGACCCAGTTCAAGCAGCACGTAGTTAGTGACATCAACTACCGGGTCAATGCTACGAATACCGCTGCGTCTTAACTTTTCTGTCATCCATACCGGCGTTGGACGAGTTAAATCGACACCTTTAATAACACGGCCTAAATAACGCGGACATTGCTCAGCCGCAGACAAACTAATGCTCAGCGTATCTTCAATACTAGCGGTTACTTCATTACTTTCTGGTACTGTGACATCCAGACGGTTCAATACCCCTACTTCACGTGCAATACCACGAATACTCAGACAGTCACCACGGTTAGGCGTTAAGTCGATATCAATACTGTTGTCGTCAAGTTGCAGGTATTTACGGTAATCTTCTCCAACCGGAGCATCAGCCGGAAGCTCAATAATGCCATCATGCTCATCAATAAGGCCCAGCTCTTTAAACGAGCACAGCATACCGTTTGACGGCTGACCGCGAAGCTTCGCTTTCTTAATTTTGAAATCACCAGGCAATACCGCACCAACTTTAGCAACCGCAACCTTAATGCCTAAGCGGCAGTTAGAGGCGCCACAAACAATATCCACCGGCTCGTCTTCGCCAACATTAACTTTGGTCACTTGCAGTTTATCTGCGTCCGGATGAGGACCACACTCAATCACTTCACCAACGACGACAGTATGGAATTCATCGGCAACCGGCTCAACAGCATCTACTTCAAGACCTGCCATGCTGAGCTGTTCACTCAATTCATGACTGCTGATGTCGGGGTTAACCCATTCCCTTAACCATTGTTCACTGAATTTCATTGCTTACTGCCCGTTAGTTAAATTGTTTGAGGAAACGCAGATCGTTCTCGAAGAACGCACGTAAGTCATTCACGCCGTAGCGCAACATGGTAAGACGTTCAACGCCCATACCAAACGCAAAGCCGGTGTACTTTTCCGAATCAATGCCTACCGCCTTCAACACGTTTGGGTGCACCATGCCGCAACCTAAAACTTCTAGCCATTTACCATCTTTACCCATGACATCAACTTCTGCCGAAGGTTCGGTAAATGGGAAGTACGAAGGTCTGAAACGCACCGTCAGCGACTCTTCGAAAAAGTGATTCAGGAAGTCTTCTAAAATTCCTTTTAATTGGGTAAAGCTGACGTCGGTATCAACCATTAACCCTTCAACCTGATGAAACATCGGTGTGTGGGTCTGGTCGTAGTCATTCCGGTAAACCCTTCCTGGAGAAATGATCCGCAGTGGCGGTTTTTCATTTTCCATAGTACGAATTTGTACACCAGAAGTTTGCGTACGCAGCATTGTTGAGGGGGTAAAATAAAACGTATCGTGGTCGGCTCGTGCCGGATGATTCGCCGGAATATTCAACGCATCAAAGTTATGAAAACCGTCTTCTACTTCCGGGCCTTCTTTTACGCTAAAGCCTAAATCACCAAAAAACTGCTCAATGCGGCGAATCGTCTGAGTAACCGGATGCACACCGCCTACCGCTGAATGCCGTCCGGGTAAAGTAACGTCTATGCGTTCCGCTTCCAGCTTTTGCGCTAATTCAGCCGCTTTCAATAGCTCTTTACGAGCATTGATACTGGTCTGAACTTGTTGCTTGGCTTCATTAATTTTTTGTCCGGCTTCCCGGCGCTCAGACGGATCTAACTTACCTAAGCCTTTTAAAAGCTCAGTGAGCTGCCCTTTCTTGCCCATATACTCGACGCGGACTTCGTCTAACGCAGTCGGTGAATCTGCGGCCGCAATGGCCGATTCAGCCTGCTCAACAATTTGCTCTAGCTGCATCGTATCCCTCAACAACACAAGATAAATAATAAAGGCGCTATGATAGCGAATTTTCAATGAAAAAGGGAGCCAATTGGCTCCCTTCTAAATCTGTTTATTCGAACCCATAAAGGTTTTGAATAATTACAGTGCGCCTTTTGCTTTCTCAACCAAAGCGGCAAAACCGTTTTGATCATGAACAGCGATATCGGCTAAGATTTTACGATCGATTTCAATAGATGCTTTTTTCAGACCATTGATAAAGCGGCTGTAAGACAGACCGTTTTGACGAGCCGCAGCATTGATACGAACAATCCACAATTGACGGAATTGACGTTTTTTGTTGCGACGGTCACGGTATGCATATTGACCTGCTTTAGTTACTGCCTGGACCGCTACGCGATAAACGCGACTACGGGCACCATAATAACCTTTCGCCTGCTTCAGGACTTTTTTGTGACGCGCTCTCGCGATTACACCACGTTTTACTCGTGCCATTTGCTATCTCTCCTTATGCGTACGGTAACATGCGAACGACTAATTTAACGTCGGCCTCATGGACCATGCTCTTAGCGCGAAGCTGACGCTTACGCTTAGGGCTCTTCTTAGTCAGAATGTGACGCAAGTGAGATTGCTTGCACTTAAAACCACCAGAAGCAGTCTTTTTAAAGCGCTTGGAAGCGCCCTTGTTCGATTTCATTTTTGGCATGAAATTAAACTCCGCATTGTTGATAAAAGTGTGAAAGGGTGAGCCTGACAATCAGACTACTTGTAAACCACGATCACTTCTTGTTGGGTGCCAAGACCATAATCATCTGGCGCCCTTCGGCACGTCTTGGGAACGACTCAACAATTGAGATTTCTTCTAAATCGTTTTTAACGCGATTCAGCAATTCAATGCCCAACTCTTGGTGTGCCATTTCCCGGCCACGGAAACGGATAGTGACTTTAGTTTTGTCACCTCCCTCGAGGAAACGACGCAGGTTGCGCAGTTTTACCTGGTAGTCGCCCTCATCAGTACCAGGTCGGAACTTAACTTCCTTGACCTGAATCTGTTTCTGTTTTTTCTTCTGCTCTTTCTGTTCTTTACTCTTTTCAAAGAGGAACTTGCCGTAATCCATCAAGCGGCAGACTGGTGGTTCTGCGTTAGGGCTCATCTCCACCAAATCAACACCAGCTTCCGCTGCTGCATCAAGAGCCTCGTTAATACTGACGACACCAGCTTGTTCACCATCGGTTCCGATTAAGCGAACTTCATCAACGCCTGTAATTTGTTCGTTGATACGGTTTTTATCTGCAGCTTTCTGAGTTCTTTTTCCGCCTTTAATGGTTTATTCCTCCAAACAATTAATCAATTTTGCGAGTACGGACTTCGTCCTCTACACGAGTAATGAAGTCTTCTAACGGGAATTTGCCCAAGTCTTCACCACCACGTGTACGTACCGCAACCTCACCAGCTTCGACTTCTTTATCGCCGACAACCAGTAAATATGGAACACGTTTTAATGTGTGTTCACGGATTTTAAAGCCTATCTTCTCATTTCTCAAGTCGGCTGATGCACGAATTCCCTTTTCGTTCAGGGTTTTGACAACTTTTCGTACATAATCGCTTTGATTATCCGTGATATTCATTAATACAACTTGCGTTGGCGACAACCACAATGGGAAGTGCCCTGCGTACTCTTCAATGAGAATACCCATGAAACGTTCAAGTGATCCCAAAATAGCGCGGTGAATCATAACTGGCGTGTGTCGCTCGTTATCTTCGCCTACGTATGTGGCACCTAAACGCCCTGGCAACGCAAAATCGAGCTGTATTGTACCACATTGCCACGCTCTGCCCAGACAATCGAACAAAGTAAATTCTATTTTCGGACCATAAAAGGCACCTTCACCCGGCAAATACGAAAAATCGATGTCATTATTTTTCAAAGCCTGAGCTAATGCTGTCTCCGAGCGATCCCATGTAGCATCGTCGCCTAAGCGCTTTTCCGGGCGGGTAGACAGCTTCACATCGATGTTCTCAAAACCAAAGGTTTTGTAGGTTTCGTACACCATTTTGATACAACCAGCGACTTCTTCCTGAACCTGTTGTTCGGTACAGAAAATGTGTGCATCATCTTGTGTAAAACCTCGAACACGCATCAGACCGTGCAAAGCACCAGATGGTTCATTACGGTGACAGCTACCAAATTCAGCCATACGTAATGGTAAGTCGCGGTACGACTTTAAGCCCTGATTGAAAATTTGAACGTGCCCCGGGCAGTTCATAGGCTTAACGGCATACTCGCGGTTTTCCGATGAGGTGGTAAACATAAGTTCTGAGAATTTCTCCCAGTGACCTGATTTCTCCCACAGCACCCGGTCCATCATCATAGGACCTTTAACTTCCTGATATTCGTATTCGCGCATTTTTTCGCGAATGTAAGTTTCTAACTCACGGAAAATGGTCCAACCGTTGTGGTGCCAGAACACCATACCCGGCGCTTCTTCCTGCCAATGAAATAAATCCTGAGCTTTAGCAATTTTACGGTGATCGCGTTTTTCTGCTTCTTCTAGACGCTGCAAATAGGCTTTTAGCTGTTTTTTATCTGCCCAGGCCGTACCGTATATACGCTGCAGCATTTTGTTGTCAGAATCACCACGCCAGTATGCACCGGCCATTTTCATAATTTTAAAATGCTGGCAAAACTTCATGTTGGGTACATGCGGACCACGGCACATGTCGATGTATTCTTCGTGGTGATAGAGCCCTGGCGTTGCATCGGTCGGGATGTCTTCGTCCAGAATCTCTATTTTGTAGGGTTCATGGCGTTCTACGAAAGTTTCACGGGCTTCTTTCCAGCTGGCTTTTTTCTTTACAACGGCATATTCCGTTTTAGCCAGTTCTTTCATCCGCTTTTCAATTTTCTCAAGGTCTTCCTGAGTGAAGGTGTGATCAACATCAATATCGTAGTAAAAACCGTTATCAATGACGGGACCTATTGCCATTTTTGCGTCTGGCCACATCTGTTTAACAGCATGCCCCATTAAATGAGCACAAGAGTGGCGAATAATGTGTACGCCGTCGTCATCTTTTGGTGTCACAATTTCAATACGGGCATCATGTTCAATGAGTTCACAGGCATCAACCAGCTCACCGTCAATACGGCCGGCAACTGTTGCTTTCGCAAGGCCAGCACCGATATCGGCGGCAACTTCCATAATGCTTACAGGTTTATCGAATTCACGTTGACTTCCGTCAGGGAGAGTAATTACAGGCATGAAACTTCCTTTCCAACCAGTGGTGACACCTACCAAGTGCCACGTGCTCTATTTTGGTTTTATCTGCTTTATAGAAAAAACCTACGAAATTTTTGCGTTCGGTACCATCGAACGCTAGAGGCTACTATAATCGACCGCTTACATTTGAGCAACCGCCGAGCCTGTTTTGACATCAGACATTACTGGAGAATTAACCGGGCAACTTGCCGCTTTATTAGCAGCTGCCTTCTGGGCTGTCGCCACCGTGTTGTACCACCGTGCCGGTAGCCACTTCTCGCCCTTACAAATGAACTTAGTTAAAGGCGTTGTTGCCACTCCCCTGCTTTTGATAATGAGTTTGTTGCTGGGTAACTCATTAGAGCTAAGCTCTAGCCTGTGGTTACTCGCCCTAAGCGGCATTATAGGTATTACCATTGGCGACAGTTGTCATTTTGCTGCACTGCGCCGTTTAGGCCCCTGGCACGCTATGTTGCTGGAATATCTGGCACCACCAATAGCTGCATTCATGGCCTGGGCGTTTTTAAGTGACGGTTTATCCACCATTGAAATTACCGGTGCGGTCATAACCTTAAGCGGTGTTCTGTGGGTCGTTACTGAAAAAGCCCCAGACAAACAGCCTGCGCTTTCATTATCAGGTATATTCTTCGGCTGCGGCGCCGCACTCTGTCAGGCTACCGGTTTAGTCATGGCTTTTGCGGTGCTAAAGCAATCCAGCGTAAACGCTATTGATGCGGCATTTGTGCGTCTTGCCGCCGGCTCCTTTTTACTCGCCATAATTGTCGGACTTTCGAAACGAGGCGCGTACAACGCAATCATAAAACAAGTTCGCTCTATTAACCCTTTGCCGCTACTCGGCGCCATTGTGTTCGGTACGTTCCTGGCTATTTGGTTACAACAAATTTCTATCGCCAATATCAACCCGGGCCTTACCCAGACTTTACTCTCCACCGCACCACTCTTTTTGATACCGATTTCTTTACTGAAAAAACAACGAATTACCTCGCGTTCCATAACCGGAGCTTTAATCGCATTGGGCGGAATCAGTATTTTATTTCTATAGTTACAAGCAGGACTTTATAGTGACGAGTGAATTATGAACGAAGAAAACTTACAAAGTGTGCCGGTGAAATGCCCGCACTGTGGGCACAATACCTTTTTAGATATTGATGCCTCAGAGGGAAATCAGGATTATCAGGAAGAATGTGCTGCCTGCGGTGACCTCATTCATGTTCAGTTACAAGTTGATGAAGTTAACCAGCAGGCACGGGTGAAAGTAGATGGTAACGATGAGCAGTTTTACTGACGTTTAGCCAGCACACGCTCAACTGTTTCAACAATAGTGATGGTTTGCTGATCAAGTTCAATATTCAGACTGTCACCCACCTGCGTTGATTCCAAATTGGTCAGGCGCAAAGTTTCCGGAATTAAATGCAGACTAAAGCAATTAGCTTCAACCTGACCTACCGTCAAACTGGCGCCGTTAACCGCAATAAACCCTTTGGCAAACAAGTACGGGGTATATTGCTCTGGTAGTTCTATCCACATAGCAACGTTATTCTCAGAGGTGTCAATTTTATTCACTTTGCCCTGGCAGTGAATATGACCTGAAACTGCATGCCCGCCAATTTCATCGCCCACTTTTAGTGACCGCTCCAAATTAACCTTGTCTCCCTCTCCTAACAGCCCTAAATTTGTTAGTCGCAGGGTTTCATCAATAACGTCAAAGTGCACCTCAGTATCGCTAAATTCAACCACAGTTAAACAACAACCATTTATGGCAATACTTGCACCAATAGCCAGGTTTTGCAGAAATTGGGGTTCAGTTTTAACAACCAGATGTCGAAAAGATCCTTGGTCGGAGACTGAAAATATCGTAGCTTGGGTTTGAACTATACCGGTAAACATCGATAAGAACCTTATTGCAAGGAATAATACAATGAAGCGAAGTGTACTGATTTTCCGCTCTTTTGGCTATGCGTTAGTCGCTTTAGGGTTATCGGCCTGCTCAGATGACCAGGGTCTAACGGAATACGCAGATGCACTGCATAGCCGTGTCCAAAGTACACTAAAACTCCCCAATAACTCAATAGAAGCCCCCAAACCTCAGCTCCAGTATCCGGGCAAGCGCCCACTAACCCGAAATATTGAGCGGAGAAGCATGGGCTTACTGGAAAGTCTTCGGCTTAATCACTGTCAGTTAGGCCAGCTAATTGCTGAAAACAACAGTTCACTGGGAAAGCTAAAAGATGGGTTTAGCCGCTATCATGCTGACCTGAATATGATTCAGGCACTGAAGAAATGCATTGAGCATCCTGAATCAACCAATGTTAAAGATAAATTGAAAGAAGCATTAGTGCATAAGGAATCTCAACTGCAGAACAGCCTGGCAAATGCTTTCGCTCGTGACGACGGGCTGAGAAAAGCTCTGTCTGTTGGTAATAATTCGTTACCTAAAATACATGTGACGGAGTACAACTACGCTGTGAATGCGCTGGAGCGATTTACCCGCATTTTAGAGCGTTGGAGCTACACAAAAGAAGCAGATGCCCCCGATGAGCTAATAGAGATGCTCGGTCGTTTAGAGCGCAGTGACTACCTTCCTGACTTGTTCCGTACTATGCTAGATTACTCTTATAAACTGGAGAAAATGACCGAGCTGCTGCCTGAAGTTCCTAAGTCAGTTTATTGTCAAAATGGAAAAGTGCCAGATGACGCATTAGCACTAAAAGAAGCTTTTAACGCCATTTACCTCAAAGAAATGCAAAGTGACATAGCAGAATTGATTGAACAGCATCAGCGCTTACTCATGACTCTGGAGAACCTCGCAGGTATAGCCCCTCAACCGGAGCTAAAAGCTTACATTGCAGAACTCGGTACACTCAGTAAAAAGCTAACCGATGCATCAGTGCATTTTGTACGCCCATGGCAAAAATTCTATAGTGCCTGTGACTTTACACCAGGGCTGGATTAGCGGTTCGCTTAAAGATGCCAGTGTTTAGTTAGGCCAGGGTGTGGCGTACCCTGCTCTTTTTGATGAATTTCATTGATAACGTACCGTAAGCCAATAAAGACCCAAAGCCAGAACGCGGCATGTAGAGCCCCCGCCATAACAACAATGACGGAAGAGCGCATCAAAATATCGACATGTAATATATTAAAAGCGAGCTGTGCAATAATGCCGGCGATGGTCGCCAAAAAAAGAAGCCCTGCAACGGCACGTATTACTCGTAAAAAAGTAAACATTTAACCACCTCTTTTTCGTCAGTAAAAACTGAGTGTAGTGAACATTCTAGCAAAAGCCTTCTTAAGAAGGTAAGCGCAGTTATTCAAAGCTGAATAGAATTTCGACAAACAAATGCATTTAGTAAAAAATCACTTGCACCTGTGAGCGCAAATCACTAATATACCGCCCGTCGTTAACGACATTCCCCATAAAGTGCGTCCGTAGCTCAGTTGGTTAGAGCGCTGCCTTGACATGGCAGAGGTCGGTAGTTCGAGTCTACTCGGACGCACCATTCTAAGCGCCCGGCTTAACCCATAGAAAAATACTTTTACTCTGTTAATTAAAATACCCCCAAGTTTTATTCATTTACTTTGACTTTAATGGAAACACAACGACTAAAGCCTGGACAGGTTCTGTCTGTGAATTTCTTAATTGAAATGAAACATTGTTTGTATCGAAGTTTAACTAGCGCGGGCTTTAAGAAGGTAAGGGAAGTTTTTAGGGTAAATTTTGCCGCCCGTCTAAAACGACAGGCAGCAGGTTTAACTGGATTGCTTAGAAGTGCCAAGCAGCGCCAATGAAATAGCTATCATCTGTATCGCTGTCAAAACCATCTACATAAGCTGCACTTAAGCTGAATGAGCTGTTAATGTACCAACGAGCAGACAATTCAAATTGTTGGTAATCATCTTCATAGATGTCGAGGTGACGAACTAAACCGCCAAATTCAACCGCTTCGTTTAAACGATAAACAGCACCAGCTTGCACTGCATAACCATAATCATCATCAATACCAGAAGCATCCGCATAAGCTAGGTTAGCATCGACAAAACCCGCAAGCTGCTCAGTAAAGTCATGCTTATAACCAACACCAACTAGAGCTTGGTCAGATGAAAGACCGTGGTCACTAGTGTGGATGTAATCGCCCGTCAAGTAAATAGACTCGTCAAGCATTACACGACCATTAAGACCGAAAGCATCGCCATCAAAATCACTAGCGTCAATGTAGCGTGCTTCTACGCGATCAAAGTCAGAACCTTGGTCTGCGGCTAAAGTTGCACCACTAAATAACGCGGCGCCGATAAGTGTAGCTAATACTGCTTTTTTCATTCTTTAATACTCCGTTATGTCGTGCGTGTCCCGCACTTACTACTTCCGAGCTGCCAGGCAGCACTGCTTCATTCAGCGAAGCAATGTATGTAATAATAACGAAATAAACTTATATTTTTTGTTGTTTTTTAGTTGATAATCATATGATTATCGACATTTTTTACGACAAAAAGCAAAGAGAGTATGCGGGTAGATATACCTGCATACTCTCGAGTGAAAAGCTACTTAATAACGATAGGATTAATTGGAGAACCCGAGCCTCGCTCCATTTTTAAAGGCGCGGCAGTAAACATAAAGGTATATTGACCGTCTTCAAGGCTATCTGCAGCTAAATCGTCCAGCCAGTAAAGCTCACTCAACACCACACCTAAGTCCCGAATAAGCGCCCCATGCAGCGGGATCACATAATCTTTACCTTCAATCTTTTGCGGTACAAGTTCAACTGCCAGGTTATCAGCCGCAATCACGGGTATCTCCATATTATCAATCCATTTGATCAGGTCTTTGCTATAACACAGGCCGGGCTCTGTTGTTGCGCTCCACTCAGCATCTGGTTCCTCCTGATAGAAACGCCCTACAGATCCTGTTCTTATTAACAAAATATCGCGTTTTTCAACGGTTACATCCTGCGCTTCTGCCGTATCTTTCAAGTCTTGTAACGTAATGCATGAGCCCGGTGCCAGCCGTCCTACGTCACCACCTTTCAAATGCCCGACATCCAGCAGTACTCCGCGGCCAACAATACCGTGTTCAGCTAATACACCGACATCAACATGATCATGTCCATGCACTGTGCTATCGGCTGATACCCCGCCGTATACTTTATCGCCATACCAGGCGTGACCTAGTGCATCCATGTGCGTCGTGCCCTGTAAGTACATAAAAACTGCATCGTCTGAGTACTTAACGCCACCGGCCAGCTCATCCAGCTTATTTACGCTGTACATACTCTCGTCCTGCGTCATGAAGTGCATAGCCGGAACGCGTCCCGGGAACACAGGTCCCACTCCATGAGTAATCGGCAGTTGCAACGTAAAAGTTTCACCTGAACGAACGGCTTTTATACCACGTAAGGCCTGTTTTTCATCAAGGTAGTTAAGGGCTCCAAGTTGATCGTCATCGCCCCATTTCCCCCAGTTTTTGGGCATATCTTTTTGAAGGTTTTCAATATCGCTGGTCTGAGCCAACGAAACTCCCGAGGCACTCATAAGTGCGGTAGCTAAAGCCATTGATAGTACTGATTTTATAGTTTTCATTGTTCTTCCTTTTTTGTTGTTCTAACGCTTATATTAATAACTAAGTTTGATGTACTTAGTTTCCAAATATTCTTCAATTCCATGACGCCCGCCCTCACGGCCTATCCCCGACGATTTAACGCCGCCAAAAGGCACTGCCGCGTCAGATATAACGCCGCTATTAACACCAATCATTCCAACTTCAAGAGCTCTCGAAAGACGGTTAACCTGTCCTAAGTTCTGGCTGTAAAAATAAGCAGCTAATCCGGTTTGTTGCTGTCTGAGTTCTTCTAATAAAGCTGTCTCATCGTTGTATCGAACAATAGGTGCAACAGGCCCGAAAATTTCTTCATTCACACAACGCATAGAGCTATCAGCATTGAGTAACACAGTCGGGTAATACCAACGCTCTGAGTTTACCCACCGCTCTCCGCCGCAGGCGATTACGGCACCTTTTTTTACTGCATCTGCGACTATCTGCTCCACTTTTTCGAGTGCATTTTCATTAATCAATGGACCAATATCGACGGACTCATTTTTGCCGTTACCCAACATGAGTTGATTCACGCAGGCGATGAACTTCTCAGTAAACTCATCATAAACTTTGGTATGAATGTAAAAGGCATTGGCACATACGCAGGTCTGCCCCGCATTGCGAAATTTTGATTGGATAGCTCCTTGCACTGCACGCTCGACATCTGCGGTTTCACAAACAATAAAAGGCGCATTTCCGCCGAGTTCAAGTGAGAGTCGCTTAATCGTTGAAGCTGATGAAGCCATAAGTAAACGCCCGACTCGAGTTGAGCCGGTAAAACTTAACTTTCTGACCACGGCACTTTCACTGAATATTTTGCCAATAGCCTCCCCGTCGCCGGTTACAATGCTTAAAACACCTTCGGGAATCCCCGCCTGTATCGCTAACTCAGCAATTGCAATTGCTGTCAGTGGGGTTTCAAGAGCTGGTTTCACCAACATTGTGCAACCAGCCGCCAGTGCCGGCGCAACTTTTCGCGTGATCATCGCCGCAGGAAAATTCCAGGGTGTTATCGCAGCACAAACACCTACCGGCTCAGTAATAACTATCATCGATTCATCGATTGACGAGTACGGCAGAACGCTCCCCTGGTCTTGCAGGCTTGGCTGCGCATACCATTGAATGTAACTTGCTGCGTAACGTATCTCGCCTCGCGACTCAGATAATGGTTTACCCTGCTCACTGGTCAAAATGCCAGCAAGCTCCTCTTCCTTTTCATGCATGAGTTGATACCAGCGGAACAGCTTCTCGCATCGCTCTCTGAGAGGAACGTCTCTCCACTTGTAAAAAGCGGTTTCCGCAGACTCTATAGCACGTAAAATTTGCCTCGGTGTTAAATCGGGTACGTGACCTATCACATGTCCAGTTGCAGGATCATCAACAGCTATTGAGCTTTTTGTTGACGTGCCAACCCGGCTGTTTTTTATTAACTCCACATTATCGGGCTGTAAAACTTGTTCATTATTCATCGTTCGGTAAGTCCCTTTTTTGTTCTATGCGCCAGCGTTTTTGTTTTTTAACTAAAGTCGACTGATCAACTCCCAGAGCGCTGGCTGCCGCCCGCGTCGTACCGTGTATCAATAACGCCTCTTCAATTACTTTCTTCTCAAGCATCTCTACCTGCTCTTTTAGCGAGCAACCTTCACGCCCTAACGGCCTGT encodes the following:
- a CDS encoding CPXCG motif-containing cysteine-rich protein — its product is MNEENLQSVPVKCPHCGHNTFLDIDASEGNQDYQEECAACGDLIHVQLQVDEVNQQARVKVDGNDEQFY
- a CDS encoding riboflavin synthase: MFTGIVQTQATIFSVSDQGSFRHLVVKTEPQFLQNLAIGASIAINGCCLTVVEFSDTEVHFDVIDETLRLTNLGLLGEGDKVNLERSLKVGDEIGGHAVSGHIHCQGKVNKIDTSENNVAMWIELPEQYTPYLFAKGFIAVNGASLTVGQVEANCFSLHLIPETLRLTNLESTQVGDSLNIELDQQTITIVETVERVLAKRQ
- a CDS encoding DUF3080 domain-containing protein, whose translation is MKRSVLIFRSFGYALVALGLSACSDDQGLTEYADALHSRVQSTLKLPNNSIEAPKPQLQYPGKRPLTRNIERRSMGLLESLRLNHCQLGQLIAENNSSLGKLKDGFSRYHADLNMIQALKKCIEHPESTNVKDKLKEALVHKESQLQNSLANAFARDDGLRKALSVGNNSLPKIHVTEYNYAVNALERFTRILERWSYTKEADAPDELIEMLGRLERSDYLPDLFRTMLDYSYKLEKMTELLPEVPKSVYCQNGKVPDDALALKEAFNAIYLKEMQSDIAELIEQHQRLLMTLENLAGIAPQPELKAYIAELGTLSKKLTDASVHFVRPWQKFYSACDFTPGLD
- a CDS encoding porin, translated to MKKAVLATLIGAALFSGATLAADQGSDFDRVEARYIDASDFDGDAFGLNGRVMLDESIYLTGDYIHTSDHGLSSDQALVGVGYKHDFTEQLAGFVDANLAYADASGIDDDYGYAVQAGAVYRLNEAVEFGGLVRHLDIYEDDYQQFELSARWYINSSFSLSAAYVDGFDSDTDDSYFIGAAWHF
- a CDS encoding cyclase family protein; its protein translation is MKTIKSVLSMALATALMSASGVSLAQTSDIENLQKDMPKNWGKWGDDDQLGALNYLDEKQALRGIKAVRSGETFTLQLPITHGVGPVFPGRVPAMHFMTQDESMYSVNKLDELAGGVKYSDDAVFMYLQGTTHMDALGHAWYGDKVYGGVSADSTVHGHDHVDVGVLAEHGIVGRGVLLDVGHLKGGDVGRLAPGSCITLQDLKDTAEAQDVTVEKRDILLIRTGSVGRFYQEEPDAEWSATTEPGLCYSKDLIKWIDNMEIPVIAADNLAVELVPQKIEGKDYVIPLHGALIRDLGVVLSELYWLDDLAADSLEDGQYTFMFTAAPLKMERGSGSPINPIVIK
- a CDS encoding NAD-dependent succinate-semialdehyde dehydrogenase; amino-acid sequence: MNNEQVLQPDNVELIKNSRVGTSTKSSIAVDDPATGHVIGHVPDLTPRQILRAIESAETAFYKWRDVPLRERCEKLFRWYQLMHEKEEELAGILTSEQGKPLSESRGEIRYAASYIQWYAQPSLQDQGSVLPYSSIDESMIVITEPVGVCAAITPWNFPAAMITRKVAPALAAGCTMLVKPALETPLTAIAIAELAIQAGIPEGVLSIVTGDGEAIGKIFSESAVVRKLSFTGSTRVGRLLMASSASTIKRLSLELGGNAPFIVCETADVERAVQGAIQSKFRNAGQTCVCANAFYIHTKVYDEFTEKFIACVNQLMLGNGKNESVDIGPLINENALEKVEQIVADAVKKGAVIACGGERWVNSERWYYPTVLLNADSSMRCVNEEIFGPVAPIVRYNDETALLEELRQQQTGLAAYFYSQNLGQVNRLSRALEVGMIGVNSGVISDAAVPFGGVKSSGIGREGGRHGIEEYLETKYIKLSY